The DNA sequence CTCCTTGGCCGAAGACGCGCAATTCCTCTCGTTCGGCACCAACGATCTGACGCAGCTGACCTATGGGTTCTCGCGGGACGACGTCGAGAAGACCATGCTCACCCACTATCTCGAACACGGGCTGCTCGACGACAGTCCTTTCGCCGTACTGGACACCGATGGCGTCGGGGCGTTGATCTCGATGGCCGTCCGCAGTGCGCAGCAGGCACGGCCCGCGGTGAAGCTCGGTGTGTGCGGCGAACATGGCGGCGATCCTGCGTCAATCGCCTTCCTTGATTCTGTTGGACTGCACTATGTTTCGTGTTCACCACGTCGTGTCCCGGTGGCCCGGCTGGCTGCTGCGCACGCGGCACTCGAAAGCAGGTGATGGGCGGTGAGTACCGAACTCGATGACCTGCGTACTGCAGTCCGTGATGCCGCTGCCGACCTCGGCGGGCCGGCGCTGTGCCGTCGTCTGGATGCCGACGGCCCTGGCTGGGATGCCAGAGCGTGGTCGGTGCTGGCCGAGCAGATCGGCATCGGCGCACTGGGCTTGCCCGAAGACCTGGGAGGTCTCGGTGGTCTCCCCGAACTGGCAGTGGTGGCCGAAGAGCTCGGAGCCGCACTGCTGCCGGTCCCCTTTCTCTCCACCGTCATCGCCGGCCAGGTCCTACTGGGCGTACCCACGCCTCCCGACGACGTCCTGACGGAGATCGCCGAGGGAGCGCCTGCGGCATTCGCAGGTCTCGACCGACGGGGGTGGTGGTCGACTGACGAATTTCTCTTCGCTGCAACCGAAGTCGACGGCGGCTGGGTGATCGACGGACACGCCCCGGCCGTGCTCGGCGCCGCAGGAGCGACATGGATTGTCGTCGCCGCGAACACCGCAGACGGTCCCGACATCTTTGTCGTCGCGGCGACCACAGACGGCGTCGGCGTCCATCCCGTCGAAACCCTCGACCTCACGCGCGCCCAGGCCTCGGTCCACCTCGCTGCCGTCCCGGCGATCCGGCTCACCACCGGTGGGAGTGCCTCTGCTGCAGTGCTTCCGGCCCTCGATACAGCATGCATCGTGCTGGCAGCCGAGCAACTCGGCGGTTCTCAGGCCAGCCTCGATCACACGGTCGACTATGTGAAAGAGCGCCGGCAGTTCGGTCGGGCCATCGGCAGCTTCCAAGCCGTCAAACACACCCTCGCGGATCTGCTTGTCCTCGTCGAGTCGAGTCGCTCGGCAGTGAGCCGCGCAGTCGAGTCCGATGACCGGACCGAGGCCGGGGCCGTCGCACGGGCCTGGTGTTCGGACGCCTACCGGACAGTGAGTGCCGAAGCCGTGCAGTTACACGGCGGCATCGGGTTCACGTGGGAACACCACTGCCATCTTTATTTTCGGCGAGCGCGCGCCGACGCCCAACTGCTCGGCGGCAGTGCCATGCATCGCGAGCGACTGGCCACGGCCCTGGCCTGGTGAGCGCCTGACCGCACGGAGAGGCGCGGCCGAGGCGTTCGCCCGATGTTCATTTGGCGCACTGCATCGACACCTGTCAATATAGATCGGTGTCGAATCAAAGTCCGAACCCGTCCGGCGATGAAACCTGTTGCTCGCCCTTGGTCAACGAACCGCTCAGCATGGACCGCACCGTCCAGCTGGCGCGCATGTTCAAGGCGTTGGGAGACCCGGTACGGCTGCGACTGTTGAGCCTGATTGCCAGTCACCTCGGCGGTGAAGCATGCGTCTGCGACATATCGGACTCGTTCGACCTGTCCCAGCCGACGATCTCCCATCATCTGAAGGTGCTACGCCAGGCCGGCTTGCTCGGCTGTGAGCGCCGCGGGACCTGGGTCTACTACCGGGTGATACCCGCAACGCTGCAACAGCTCTCGGCGACACTCGACATGTCCGATCTTTCGCACACCGTCGACGAAGCCCTGGTGACCTCGTGAGCACGGCGACAAACGCGGCCGACAGACCGGCGGTCGTCGCGAAGCTGTCCACACTCGACCGATTCCTGCCGGTGTGGATCGGCGTCGCGATGGTCGTCGGCCTGGCGCTCGGCCGGCTGATCCCCGGACTGAACAAGGCGCTGTCAGCGATTTCGGTCGACGGCGTCTCGCTGCCCATCGCCATCGGGTTGCTGATCATGATGTACCCGGTGCTCGCCAAGGTCCGCTACGACCGTCTCGACTCCGTGACCGGGGACAAACGGCTGCTGGTGGCCTCGTTGGTGCTGAACTGGCTGATCGGCCCCGCATTGATGTTCGCCCTGGCGTGGCTGTTCCTCCCAGACCTGCCCGAGTACCGGACCGGCCTCATCATCGTCGGGCTGGCACGGTGCATCGCGATGGTGATCATCTGGAACGACCTCGCGTGCGGTGATCGCGAAGCTGCCGCAGTGCTTGTCGCGATCAACTCGGTGTTCCAAGTGGTCATGTTCGCCGTGCTCGGATGGTTCTACCTCTCGGTACTCCCGGGGTGGCTGGGTCTGGAACAGACCACCATCGAGGCGTCACCCTGGCAGATCGCGCAATCTGTGCTGATCTTCCTGGGAATCCCGCTCATCGCCGGTTTCCTATCCCGTTATCTCGGCGAGAAGCGCAAAGGCCGAGAGTGGTACGAGACAACTTTCCTATCGCGAATCGGCCCCTGGGCGCTGTACGGACTGCTGTTCACGATCGTCATTCTCTTTGCGCTGCAGGGTGATCAGATCACGTCGCAGCCTCTCGACGTGATCCGGATCGCCCTCCCGCTGCTGGTGTACTTCGCGGTCATGTGGGGTGGCGGATATGCGTTCGGGGCAGCGATGGGGCTGGGGTACGCACGCACCACCACACTCGCGTTCACCGCGGCGGGCAACAATTTCGAACTCGCCATCGCCGTCGCCATCGCGACCTACGGCGCCACGTCGGGGCAAGCGCTCGCCGGTGTTGTCGGGCCCTTGATCGAGGTACCTGTCCTCGTCGCCCTGGTGTACGTGTCGCTCGCACTGCGTCGACGCTTCACCCCGCAACCGTCGTCCACCCAGGCAACGGATGTGACGCGCAATGTCTGACGAAATGCCAACGGTCAACAGGGTTCCCAGCGTGCTGTTCGTATGCGTGAGCAACAGGGGCAAGTCGGTGATGGCGCAGGGCCTCGCCCAGAAGATCGCCGGCGATGCCGTGGCCGCAGGCTCAGCAGGCACCGAAGCGAAGGTCGATGGCCGGGTGAACGAACTGTCCGCCCAGACTCTCGCCGAGGTCGGGGTGGATGTCTCCGATCACCGGCCCCGCCAGCTCACCGACGACCTGATGCGCGCCGCTGACGTGACCGTGGTCGTCGGGTCAGCCGCGCAGGTGAACCCTCCCGAGGGAACCACACTCGAGGTGTGGGACACCGATGAACCATCACTGCGGGGGATCGAGGGCATCGACCGGATGCGCGTGATCCGAGACGACATCGCAACCCGGGTCACCGACCTGATCGCCCGGTTGACCTGAGCTGATCGAGCGGGCTCGGTGGGCAGCTCACAAAACTTGGAGAAGCTCGCACCACAGACCGAGCAACGGCGAGAACACCGCGCGGGGTTGGTGGCCAGCGCGCAGAACTCGCGAACGCTCGCGCTACAGACCGAGCAACAACCAGCACACCGAGCGGGGCGGACCAGGAGCGAACCAACTAGCAGCAGGACTTGCTGAGATCTTCCCCTACACCCGAACCGCAGCACACCGAACCACTCGAACCCATCTCGGTATCGCTCTCCGACAACAACTTCGGACTGGTGCCAAACGTGTCTGACTCCGCGAGGACGGTGTACACCTCCCACTTCTCACCCGCCGGGCCGGTCACCCACACCTTGTCCTGGGTGGCGAAGCAGCAGGTCGAGTTGATCTCTTCTTCGGTGAAGAGTCCCTCGCCGCTGAGTCGGGCGATCTCGCCGTGAACCTTTTCGCTCGACTCCACCTCGACCCCGAGATGGTTGATCGTTCCGCCCTTGCCTGGGTTCTCCAGCAGGACCAACTTCAGTGGCGGTTCCGTCACCGCGAAGTTCGCATATCCGGGCTTGAGTTTGGCCGGCGGGACGTCGAACAATTTCGAGTAGAACGCGACCGCCTGATCCAAGTCGTCGACATTGAGTGCCAGCTGCATACGGGACATGGCCTAACCTCCACCTGTGAGACATACGTCGAATTACTTGCCACACCCACACTGGCTACCTTTTCGACATATGTCAAGAGAGTCGGTAGAGTTCAGGCATGCCCAAGACACTTCCGGTGATCGACATGACGGCACCCATCTGCTGCGCGCCGGTCTCGGCGTCACCGATGGACGATGCCGCCGCACTGGAAGTTGCGTTGCGGCTCAAGGCACTTGCCGACCCTGTGCGGATCAAGCTCATGTCGATTCTCCTCACGGCAGAGTCGGGTGAGGTGTGCACCTGCGACCTCGCCGCGGCGGTGAAGTTGTCCGAGCCGACGGTCAGTCACCATCTCGGACAGCTCAAGAAGGCGGGCATGGTGCGGCCGGAGCGACGCGGCATGAACGTCTACTACCGCGCCCACACCGACGCGTTGCAGGCCCTGCGGCAGGTTCTCGACCCCTCCTGCTGCCGCTGAGTGCGTCGCCCGGCCGCACACGCGCCGTTCAATTCGACATCTGCGCGAACATGCCTGGCTCGTAGGCGCCTGCCGGCGTTCTCACGATCACGTTGATCCGGTTTGCCGCGTTGATCAATGCGATGAGGCAGATCAGGGCGCCAACCTGATCGTCGTCATGGTGTTTGCGCACCTCCGCCCAGGTTTCATCGCGGACGCCACGGTGATGATCGGCGAGTCGGGTGGCTTCTTCGGTGAGGGTCAACGCAGCACGCTCGGCGTCTGTGAACACGGTTGCCTCACGCCACACGGCAATCAGATTGAGCCGCGTCGATGTTTCCCCGGCTGCGGCCGCCTCCTTGGTGTGCATGTCCGTGCAGAATCCACACCCATTGATCTGACTGGCGCGAATCTTGACCAGTTCCTGGGTCGATCTCGGCAGTGGCGAATCGTCGATCACCAGGCCGGCGTTGAGGAACCGCTTGCTGAACTTCGCGGCAACGTCATTGTCGAGCATGTCGAATCGGGCAACCATTGGTCATGTCCTCACTTGAGATGGTGTCTGTCGCGGAATGCGACAACCACGAGATGTCGGGGAGCCTCCGGTTGTGACACCCCAACCAGGTGTCACACATTCGCCGACACGGACGTCTCATGGGGAACAAGCGACCAACGCAAGGAAGGCACCGATGACCGACGAGCCCCTGACCGCAGCCGACACCCCCGGCGGTCATTCTGATGCCGCGACCGACGTGTTCCTCGCTCATCGCAATCTGCTATTCACGATTGCCTACGAGATCCTCGGTTCTGCTGCCGACGCCGAGGATGCGTTGCAAGAGACCTGGATGCGCTGGGCGGGAGTCGACCTCGACGACGTCCGCAACGAGCGCGCGTATCTGGTCACAATCGCCACCCACCAGGCACTGTCACGGCTGCGAACGCTGGGACGTCAACGCGAGTCCTATGTCGGCCCATGGCTGCCGGAACCGTTGCTGACAGCACCCGATGTGGCGGATGACGTCGAGCTGGCCGAGAGCGTGTCGATGGCGATGCTGCTCGTGATGGAGACTCTCGCACCCACCGAGAGAGCGGTGTTCGTATTGCGGGAGGTGTTCGACCTTCCGTATGACGAGATCGCGATCGCCGTCGACAAGACCTCCGCCGCCGTCAGACAGATTGCTCACCGAGCCCGCGCACATGTTGCCGCTCGCCGACCGCGAGGCACTGTGAGTCCCGACGAATCACGGGTTGCCCTGCAAGCCTTTCAGCACGCCGTCGAAACGGGCGATCTGCAAGAGCTGGTCGACCTCCTCGCACCTGATGTGGTGCTCCTCGGCGACGGAGGCGGAGTCAAGAAGGCCGTGGTGCGCCCCATCGTCGGGTCCGACCGCGTGGCACGACTCCTCGCCGGCGGCCTGCCCCGAATCGAGGGATCGGTGTCCACCGAGCGAGTCCTGATCAACGGCTCCCCCGCTCTCATCGTCAGCATCGATGGACAGATCGACAATGCGGTGTCGTTCAGGTTCGACGAGGGCAAGATCACGGGTCTCTACATCGTGCGCAATCCCGACAAGCTCTCCCGTCTTGCCCAAGAGGTTTCACTTGATCGGTGAGTTCTTCCCCACCGAACATTCCGAAATCCGGTTCGCCCGATAAGAACGCGGAGTACATTCACTGCTCGAACACGCCGAAGGTGCGACTCCTGAGGAGGGCGTATGAGCACCTCGCAAGAACGCGCAGAGCAACTCGACCTGATCGCCCGACTGCAGTCGTCCTATCCCGAACTCCCTGACGCACCGACACCCGACCTTCTCGACCACAAACGGTTTGTCGCGTACATGAAGCCTGTTCACGACGTCGGCGGCGAACCCGATGCGCCGCTGAAGTACGAGAACAAGGCGTACGAGTACTGGGAGCACATGACATACGTGATGTGCGAGGTTCTCGCGTGGCGGGGAATCTGGCTGTCCGAAGAACGCCGGCGCATCGGCAACGTCGACGTCGGCCGGGCGGTGTACCTCGGGATACCGTATTACGGCCGTTGGCTTTACGCCGTTGCCCGGATACTCGTGGAGAAGCACCACATCGGGCTCGGAGAACTCGCCGAGAGAATGTTAGAAGTCCAGAACCGCTACCCGGACGGGCTGTCCGGCAACCGACTCGAGGCCACACCACGCCACGAGGGCGACGGGTCCGGGGTCTCACGCAACACCCATCACCGGCACGCGGTGGGAATCGGAGATCCGCAGATCTACGCGGGGCAGGCCGGCGAGCCCGCGTTCGCAGTTGGCGATCGCGTTCTCGTCCGCGAACTCCCGGTGCTGCTCTACACCCGCACACCCGAGTATGTGCGCGGAGCCCATGGACGGATCGAGTCCGTCGCCTACGAGAGTCCCGCACCCGAAGACGAGACATGGGGTCGCGAGGACGCGAAACCGGAGTGGTTCTACGTCGTCGGGTTCGAGATGGCGGAGCTGTGGGAGGGCTATACCGGCACACCAGATGACATCCTGCGGACCGAGATACCGCAACGTTGGCTTGCATCGGCGTAGGGGAAGGACAGGGGGAATGACCGAGCACAACCACGATCACGACCATGACCATGACCACGAGCGGACTGTCGCCCCGATGGTCGACGAGGTGACCGATTTCGAGGTGCTTGAGATCGCGTTACGCGAACTCTGCATCGAGAAAGGGCTTTTCACCGCAGAAGAGCACCGGCTCTTCACCGAATTCGCGGAGCAGATCGGGCCGACGCCCGCGGCGCGCCTCGTTGCTCGCGCCTGGCTCGATCCCGAGTTCAAACAACTCGCCCTGAGTGATCCGATGGCGGCAAGCAAGGAGGTCGGTGTCGACTGGCTTGAACCCACCGGCTTCGGAACCCCCAGCGATTTCACCGCCTTCTCCATTCTTGAAGACACCCCCACCGTTCACAACGTCATCGTCTGCGCGCTGTGCTCCTGCTATCCGCGACCCATTCTCGGCAACTCGCCTGAGTGGTACCGCACCCCCAATTACCGGCGCCGCATGGTTCGGTGGCCCCGCCAGGTACTCGCCGAATTCGGCCTCTACCTTCCCGACAATGTTGCTGTGCGGGTCCAAGATTCGAATCAGAAGCACCGATTCATGGTGATGCCCATGCAACCGCCTGGCACCGAGGGTTGGAGCGAAGACGAGCTCGCCGAGATCATCACCCGCGACAGCCTCATCGGGGTGGCGCTGCCGAAACCCAGCGTGACCACCAATGTCATCACCGAGACACGGGCCGCAATCCACCCCGCACAGGACAATTGACATGGGAGACAGCACTTCCGGGAGCACGAGCGACTACGCACCGCTCGCCGAGATCGTCGAACGGGGGCAGGTGTGGCCGACGATGGCGCAAAAATACGGCGTCGAAAACCCGGTACCGCCGTGGAAGACCAGTCTTGATGGCGTCTGTGACGCTCTCGACAAAGCCGATTCTGCACAAGCGCCGAGTGTCACCGACCGTAGGGATGACGAGGACCGCTTGTCATCGACGATTTATGCGGATGTTCCCTACCCCGAGAGCCAGTTGATCTCGCTTGCGCACTCCCTCCTGGATCGTGGCGTGATCGACGAGGCCGAGCTACGTCAGCGGCTCTCCGCCGTCCGTGCCCGACTCGAGGCCTGACGCGTCGCCGTACCGGTGTGCGATCCAGGTCCCGAGCGCGCCTAACCTGTCGTTCAGTGCGGGCGGCTCCAGCACATCGAAGTCGAAGTTCTGGTAGACCAGCCAGCGCGCAGCCCAATCCAGGTCGTCGGCACCAAGCGTCAGTACGCAATCGTCACCGTCGTCGGTGACCGAGCCGACCACCGGACGCACTATTCGTCTTGCTTCGTCGCCCGACATGTACAGCCGCACCCGGATGTGGTGCCGCCAGCCGTGAGCGAAGGCGTCTGCCACGAAGGCCGCGGCATCGGGAGGTGGGGGCGGGGTACCGAACCTCGTGCCCAGCGGCCTCACATCGCTGATCCGGTCAAGGGCGTAGGTCAGCCACTGCTGCGATCCGCGCTCGTTGCCCACCAGGTACCACCGCCCGCTTGCGCGAACAAGACTCAGTGGCTGGATATCTCGTGCTTCACCACGGCGATCTGTGCGTCGGCGATGCCGGAAGCGGACGGCCTCCTCTGATCGGCACGCAAGCGCCAAGGTGACGAGCACACCCGCGTCTGCAGACACCATCTCGCCACCCTCGAGCGCCTCGGCTGCGGCCACCGCCTCGAACCGCCCGCGCAGGCGCGACGGGATGGTCTCGGTCAACTTGGCGAGTGCGGTGACCGCGGCGGGAGCCAATCCCCCGACCCCCACCGACCCGTGCAGCCCGAGGGCGACCGCCAGTGCCTCGTCGGCGTCGAGGACGAGAGGTGGGGTCACCGATCCCGCGGCGAGTGTGTACCCCCGAAACGGCCAGGTTCGGCGTCGATCCGATAGCCGAGATCTCGGAGATGTTCCACATCGCGTCGCGCCGTGCGCTCGGTGACATCGAGGCGATCGGCCAGCCGGCCCGCGCTGATACCCGGGTTCGACTGCAAGATCGCCAGCATCTGCAGGCGACGACCGGTCGGTGTGGACATTACGTGGATAATGATGCCAAACCCTGACAGTTCTTGGCAGGGTATTGGTCTAGCTTCACCTCCATGGACACAATCACATTGCTCAGACCCGAAGGGCTGGTACACAGTCCGGCGTTCAGTCACGTTGCCGTTGTCCCGCCTGGCGCCACCACCATCTACATCGGCGGCCAGAACGCGGTCGATGCCACCGGGGCAATCGTCGGTGGCGACGATGTCGGAGCCCAGACCGCACAGGTCATGAAGAACCTGCAGACCGCGTTGGCCGCCGCCGGGGCGACGATGTCGGATGTGGTGAGCATGACGCTGTTCGCCGTCGACGGCATCGACCTCACCGCCGGTTATGCCGTTGCCGCACAAGCTCTCGACCCGACAGGCGATCCGCCCTTGATCGCGGCGGCGATGGTCGCGTCGCTGGCGGTCCCCGGCGCACTTGTCGAGCTGTCCGCGATCGCCGCCGTCATGCGATGAGCTCGCGCGAAACCGGTCACACCAAAGACGCGGGATGGCAGATCGGCGTCTCGAAGACGGTGGATTGTCCGCTCGACGTCGTCTGGGATTTCCTCACGTCGGCTGAGGGGACAGCATTGTGGCTCGGGCATGGGGTGTCGGTGCTGGACGCAAAGGGTCGGGCATATCAGACCCGAAACGGAGTCGTCGGCGAGACAAGGACTTTCCACCGGCGTGACCGGATCCGACTGACGTGGCAGCCACCCCACTGGGACCACGACAGCACCGTGCAGCTCGCGGTGAGGGCAGGCGGACCGGGCAAGACGATGATTCGCTTCCACCAGGAGCGCCTGCTCGATGCAGGCGAGCGAGAGCAACAGCGCGCCCACTGGCGTGCTGTCATGGCCTCTGTTGTCGCGGCACTGGACACCCGCGACGTTTGACCACCAGGCCGCAATCTTTTTTGACTGATTCCAGAAAAACCTTCCCATCGGGCGGGCTCTGTGCTTATCGTGGTAGCCATGGCCACCACACCGGACAACGCGGAACGGCTACGCGCCGCAGACCTCCGCGTCACCCAGCCCAGGGTGGCCGTTCTGGAAGCCGTGGACAGTCACCCACACGCCGACACCGACACCGTTTTCGGTCTCGTGCGCGCAGCGCTGCCGTCCGTCTCGCGCCAAGCCGTCTATGACGTGCTGGGCGCGCTGACAACTGCACGGCTCGTGCGCCGGATACAACCGGCCGGCCACGTCGCACGGTACGAATCCCGGGTTGGCGACAACCACCACCATGTGGTGTGCCGCGCGTGCGGTGTGATCGCTGATGCCGATTGCGCGGTCGGAGAAGCGCCGTGTCTCAACCCTTCCGACTCGCACGGATTCCTGCTCGACGAAGCCGAGGTCACCTATTGGGGTCTGTGCCCCGATTGTGCCGATGCGACCAGAGTTTGATCACAGCCCGTGATCACAGCCCGATCAACCTAACCGCGAAAGGAACGCTGTGACCTCCGATAGCCGCCCGCCTCATTCAGACGCCGGAACCGATAGCGCCAGTGAGAGCGAGAACCCGGCGATACCGTCGCCGAAGCCGAAGGGGCAT is a window from the Williamsia sp. DF01-3 genome containing:
- the arsB gene encoding ACR3 family arsenite efflux transporter produces the protein MSTATNAADRPAVVAKLSTLDRFLPVWIGVAMVVGLALGRLIPGLNKALSAISVDGVSLPIAIGLLIMMYPVLAKVRYDRLDSVTGDKRLLVASLVLNWLIGPALMFALAWLFLPDLPEYRTGLIIVGLARCIAMVIIWNDLACGDREAAAVLVAINSVFQVVMFAVLGWFYLSVLPGWLGLEQTTIEASPWQIAQSVLIFLGIPLIAGFLSRYLGEKRKGREWYETTFLSRIGPWALYGLLFTIVILFALQGDQITSQPLDVIRIALPLLVYFAVMWGGGYAFGAAMGLGYARTTTLAFTAAGNNFELAIAVAIATYGATSGQALAGVVGPLIEVPVLVALVYVSLALRRRFTPQPSSTQATDVTRNV
- a CDS encoding YafY family protein, which translates into the protein MTPPLVLDADEALAVALGLHGSVGVGGLAPAAVTALAKLTETIPSRLRGRFEAVAAAEALEGGEMVSADAGVLVTLALACRSEEAVRFRHRRRTDRRGEARDIQPLSLVRASGRWYLVGNERGSQQWLTYALDRISDVRPLGTRFGTPPPPPDAAAFVADAFAHGWRHHIRVRLYMSGDEARRIVRPVVGSVTDDGDDCVLTLGADDLDWAARWLVYQNFDFDVLEPPALNDRLGALGTWIAHRYGDASGLESGTDGGEPLT
- a CDS encoding ArsI/CadI family heavy metal resistance metalloenzyme, with protein sequence MSRMQLALNVDDLDQAVAFYSKLFDVPPAKLKPGYANFAVTEPPLKLVLLENPGKGGTINHLGVEVESSEKVHGEIARLSGEGLFTEEEINSTCCFATQDKVWVTGPAGEKWEVYTVLAESDTFGTSPKLLSESDTEMGSSGSVCCGSGVGEDLSKSCC
- a CDS encoding SRPBCC domain-containing protein; its protein translation is MSSRETGHTKDAGWQIGVSKTVDCPLDVVWDFLTSAEGTALWLGHGVSVLDAKGRAYQTRNGVVGETRTFHRRDRIRLTWQPPHWDHDSTVQLAVRAGGPGKTMIRFHQERLLDAGEREQQRAHWRAVMASVVAALDTRDV
- a CDS encoding helix-turn-helix transcriptional regulator, whose amino-acid sequence is MDRTVQLARMFKALGDPVRLRLLSLIASHLGGEACVCDISDSFDLSQPTISHHLKVLRQAGLLGCERRGTWVYYRVIPATLQQLSATLDMSDLSHTVDEALVTS
- a CDS encoding Rv2640c family ArsR-like transcriptional regulator, which translates into the protein MPKTLPVIDMTAPICCAPVSASPMDDAAALEVALRLKALADPVRIKLMSILLTAESGEVCTCDLAAAVKLSEPTVSHHLGQLKKAGMVRPERRGMNVYYRAHTDALQALRQVLDPSCCR
- a CDS encoding Fur family transcriptional regulator, giving the protein MATTPDNAERLRAADLRVTQPRVAVLEAVDSHPHADTDTVFGLVRAALPSVSRQAVYDVLGALTTARLVRRIQPAGHVARYESRVGDNHHHVVCRACGVIADADCAVGEAPCLNPSDSHGFLLDEAEVTYWGLCPDCADATRV
- a CDS encoding SH3-like domain-containing protein, which translates into the protein MSTSQERAEQLDLIARLQSSYPELPDAPTPDLLDHKRFVAYMKPVHDVGGEPDAPLKYENKAYEYWEHMTYVMCEVLAWRGIWLSEERRRIGNVDVGRAVYLGIPYYGRWLYAVARILVEKHHIGLGELAERMLEVQNRYPDGLSGNRLEATPRHEGDGSGVSRNTHHRHAVGIGDPQIYAGQAGEPAFAVGDRVLVRELPVLLYTRTPEYVRGAHGRIESVAYESPAPEDETWGREDAKPEWFYVVGFEMAELWEGYTGTPDDILRTEIPQRWLASA
- a CDS encoding low molecular weight phosphatase family protein; protein product: MSDEMPTVNRVPSVLFVCVSNRGKSVMAQGLAQKIAGDAVAAGSAGTEAKVDGRVNELSAQTLAEVGVDVSDHRPRQLTDDLMRAADVTVVVGSAAQVNPPEGTTLEVWDTDEPSLRGIEGIDRMRVIRDDIATRVTDLIARLT
- the scnC gene encoding thiocyanate hydrolase subunit gamma — protein: MTEHNHDHDHDHDHERTVAPMVDEVTDFEVLEIALRELCIEKGLFTAEEHRLFTEFAEQIGPTPAARLVARAWLDPEFKQLALSDPMAASKEVGVDWLEPTGFGTPSDFTAFSILEDTPTVHNVIVCALCSCYPRPILGNSPEWYRTPNYRRRMVRWPRQVLAEFGLYLPDNVAVRVQDSNQKHRFMVMPMQPPGTEGWSEDELAEIITRDSLIGVALPKPSVTTNVITETRAAIHPAQDN
- a CDS encoding carboxymuconolactone decarboxylase family protein, whose product is MVARFDMLDNDVAAKFSKRFLNAGLVIDDSPLPRSTQELVKIRASQINGCGFCTDMHTKEAAAAGETSTRLNLIAVWREATVFTDAERAALTLTEEATRLADHHRGVRDETWAEVRKHHDDDQVGALICLIALINAANRINVIVRTPAGAYEPGMFAQMSN
- a CDS encoding YafY family protein is translated as MSTPTGRRLQMLAILQSNPGISAGRLADRLDVTERTARRDVEHLRDLGYRIDAEPGRFGGTHSPRDR
- a CDS encoding RNA polymerase sigma-70 factor — encoded protein: MTDEPLTAADTPGGHSDAATDVFLAHRNLLFTIAYEILGSAADAEDALQETWMRWAGVDLDDVRNERAYLVTIATHQALSRLRTLGRQRESYVGPWLPEPLLTAPDVADDVELAESVSMAMLLVMETLAPTERAVFVLREVFDLPYDEIAIAVDKTSAAVRQIAHRARAHVAARRPRGTVSPDESRVALQAFQHAVETGDLQELVDLLAPDVVLLGDGGGVKKAVVRPIVGSDRVARLLAGGLPRIEGSVSTERVLINGSPALIVSIDGQIDNAVSFRFDEGKITGLYIVRNPDKLSRLAQEVSLDR
- a CDS encoding RidA family protein — its product is MDTITLLRPEGLVHSPAFSHVAVVPPGATTIYIGGQNAVDATGAIVGGDDVGAQTAQVMKNLQTALAAAGATMSDVVSMTLFAVDGIDLTAGYAVAAQALDPTGDPPLIAAAMVASLAVPGALVELSAIAAVMR
- a CDS encoding acyl-CoA dehydrogenase family protein; the encoded protein is MSTELDDLRTAVRDAAADLGGPALCRRLDADGPGWDARAWSVLAEQIGIGALGLPEDLGGLGGLPELAVVAEELGAALLPVPFLSTVIAGQVLLGVPTPPDDVLTEIAEGAPAAFAGLDRRGWWSTDEFLFAATEVDGGWVIDGHAPAVLGAAGATWIVVAANTADGPDIFVVAATTDGVGVHPVETLDLTRAQASVHLAAVPAIRLTTGGSASAAVLPALDTACIVLAAEQLGGSQASLDHTVDYVKERRQFGRAIGSFQAVKHTLADLLVLVESSRSAVSRAVESDDRTEAGAVARAWCSDAYRTVSAEAVQLHGGIGFTWEHHCHLYFRRARADAQLLGGSAMHRERLATALAW
- a CDS encoding thiocyanate hydrolase; the encoded protein is MGDSTSGSTSDYAPLAEIVERGQVWPTMAQKYGVENPVPPWKTSLDGVCDALDKADSAQAPSVTDRRDDEDRLSSTIYADVPYPESQLISLAHSLLDRGVIDEAELRQRLSAVRARLEA